Proteins encoded in a region of the Carassius carassius chromosome 49, fCarCar2.1, whole genome shotgun sequence genome:
- the LOC132132134 gene encoding cysteine and histidine-rich domain-containing protein 1 — MSVLCYNKGCGQRFDPDKNSDDACTYHPGVPVFHDALKGWSCCKRRTTDFSDFLSIAGCTKGLHNQEKPSEPVKPEVKSSVDKSVNDVKPKFNECITQAPKPLESIQRPSPDEPFSILQQKISPSLKQALEKLKLTEENDQEIKEEESDEIKIGTSCKNGGCSKTFSGPASDEETCLYHAGVPIFHEGMKYWSCCKRKTSDFNTFLSQEGCTQGKHQWKKKDTGKKVVPCRFDWHQTGSQVIISIYSKNSVPELSLVEGNSTVLKIRIIFEGEKEFEQQISLWGVIDASRSLVNMMATKIEIVLKKAEPMTWARLDLPPVAPPKKNEKEKDVDSEDD; from the exons ATGTCTGTACTGTGTTATAATAAGGGATGTGGACAACGTTTTGATCCCGACAAGAATTCAGATG ATGCATGCACATACCACCCTGGAGTGCCAGTGTTTCATGATGCATTGAAG GGTTGGTCTTGCTGCAAGAGACGAACAACCGACTTTTCGGATTTCCTCAGTATTGCT GGTTGCACTAAAGGCCTTCATAATCAGGAGAAGCCATCTGAGCCTGTTAAACCAGAAGTGAAGTCCTCTGTGGACAAGAGCGTGAATGATGTGAAGCCAAAGTTTAATGAGTGCATCACCCAAGCACCAAAACCTCTGGAGTCTATTCAACGACCAAG TCCAGATGAGCCTTTCTCCATTCTACAACAGAAGATCTCTCCTTCGCTCAAACAGGCTTTAGAAAAGCTTAAATTGACTGAGGAAAATGACCAGGAAATAAAGG AGGAGGAAAGTGATGAAATTAAGATAGGGACGTCCTGTAAGAATGGAGGCTGCAGTAAG ACATTTAGCGGACCAGCCAGTGATGAAGAGACATGTTTGTATCATGCTGGTGTACCTATCTTCCACGAAGG GATGAAATATTGGAGCTGCTGTAAGAGGAAAACCTCAGACTTTAACACATTTCTGTCTCAGGAGGGCTGTACCCAAGGAAAGCATCAGTGGAAGAAAAAAGATACA GGAAAGAAGGTTGTGCCATGCAGGTTTGATTGGCATCAAACAGGAAGTCAAGTCATCATTTCAATTTATTCCAAAAATTCAGTACCAGAGCTGAGCTTAGTGGAGGGGAACAGCACTGTG CTCAAAATCCGTATTATATTTGAAGGAGAGAAAGAATTTGAACAACAGATCAGTTTGTGGGGG gTAATTGATGCAAGTAGAAGTTTGGTGAACATGATGGCTACCAAAATTGAGATTGTGTTGAAGAAGGCAGAACCAATGACATGGGCCCGACTAGATCTTCCACCTGTAGCTCCtccaaagaaaaatgaaaaggaaaaggATGTTGACAGTGAGGATGATTAA